A genomic segment from Streptomyces sp. NBC_00459 encodes:
- a CDS encoding helix-turn-helix transcriptional regulator, which yields MIPLVSRAAELDRLDAVLDRTLGQDGGSTVVDLAGAAGIGKSRLMAEFCQRARVRGMTVLHGWATEFEQHIPYRPFSDALADHDMASADPGAGAGHRGNRFGLHRSVAKLLAEIAEPGPEAGPGTGRRGLVVALDDLHWADPASLELLDHLVRHPPHAPVVIVVARRDRQTAASLAAALTRGIDLGTVLRLDLGPLAEHACLQVLAPEVAPGLPPGRAAELYAASHGNPLYFLALLQAGHGGQTGPGGEHGAPQPSAGLGSLLLDELTPLTAAQRRTAEVVALLGDHGTAALLAVVTGQDEAAVDADLDALARRDVLRPGQGGRWTLRHPVLRTLVHESIAPQERIRIHRLAAAGLAEAGTPATERAHHVEQSLTGWDPEAVAVLSEAAEQSAATAPASSAHWLGVALAHLPDHPRHTGLRRDLMLRRAQALGVCGGLRESRDLLHQVIAMSPPGEAGAAGVRTSAVTLCAVMERHLGRYAEAVALLRRELSRDPGPALADTVELSLELGSSAPHATAYPQVRADVARTVDLARSSGDEVAEAGALAIMALGETYEGEMSAAREATDRAAALVDALTDHDLASLCEPFVRLGWAEAFQERYADAERHADRGLAIARRGGLLYVLPHLLLCKAQVHIQTLRLDSAVELADEAETIARGIGSDELLAFVLANKAYALTYAVPPDDPTALTVAEEAVAAAGMGTSWWASIAWCLLAHAVVLAGDMPRARGAVFRAGGEDLLGIQPSVRPLVMEVLVVSAVAVGETDAARKWAERAREEADRLGLPTQRASALRSAAHCLLADGDVAAAVELVEEAAAETARQGTVLWETFSLLLGAPLTAAAGHPDRAQAMWTRARQLAATGGALQLTGLADALRPAVYGTPAPEADSGPAAVFPSLSPREREIAALIAEGLTTPDIAARLYLSPRTVESHLSRIYRKTGVTSRAALAVLQIRSELGGREPGPGRAPNAPR from the coding sequence GTGATTCCGCTGGTGAGCCGAGCGGCCGAGCTGGATCGCCTGGACGCAGTGCTCGACCGGACGCTCGGCCAGGACGGCGGTTCAACCGTTGTGGACCTTGCCGGGGCCGCGGGCATCGGCAAGAGCCGGCTCATGGCCGAGTTCTGCCAACGGGCGCGGGTTCGGGGAATGACAGTGCTGCACGGCTGGGCCACCGAGTTCGAACAGCACATCCCGTACCGGCCGTTCAGCGATGCCCTGGCCGACCACGACATGGCATCGGCGGATCCCGGGGCTGGGGCTGGGCACCGGGGTAACCGGTTCGGGCTGCACCGATCCGTCGCGAAGCTGCTCGCGGAAATCGCCGAGCCCGGTCCCGAGGCCGGCCCCGGTACCGGCCGCCGCGGGCTCGTCGTGGCCCTGGACGACCTGCACTGGGCGGACCCGGCATCCCTGGAACTCCTCGACCACCTCGTCCGGCATCCCCCGCACGCCCCGGTCGTGATCGTCGTCGCCCGCCGCGACCGCCAGACCGCGGCCTCTCTCGCCGCAGCGCTCACCCGGGGCATCGACCTGGGTACGGTGCTCCGGCTGGACCTCGGACCGCTCGCCGAGCACGCGTGTCTCCAGGTCCTGGCTCCCGAAGTGGCCCCCGGCCTGCCGCCCGGCAGGGCCGCCGAACTGTACGCCGCGAGCCACGGCAATCCGCTGTACTTCCTCGCCCTCCTGCAGGCGGGACACGGCGGACAGACAGGGCCCGGCGGAGAGCACGGCGCACCGCAGCCCTCGGCCGGGCTCGGCTCACTGCTGCTGGACGAACTGACACCGCTCACCGCGGCCCAGCGCCGCACGGCCGAGGTGGTGGCCCTCCTGGGGGACCATGGCACCGCCGCCCTGCTGGCCGTGGTGACCGGGCAGGACGAGGCCGCGGTCGACGCGGACCTCGACGCACTGGCCCGCCGCGATGTGCTGCGTCCGGGTCAGGGCGGTCGGTGGACGCTGCGCCATCCGGTGCTCAGGACGCTCGTGCACGAGAGCATCGCCCCCCAGGAGCGCATCCGTATCCACCGCCTCGCCGCAGCCGGACTGGCCGAGGCGGGCACCCCCGCCACCGAGCGCGCCCACCACGTCGAACAGTCGCTGACCGGCTGGGACCCGGAGGCCGTCGCCGTACTGTCCGAAGCGGCCGAACAGTCCGCCGCCACCGCCCCCGCGAGCAGCGCCCACTGGCTGGGCGTCGCCCTCGCGCACCTGCCCGACCACCCGCGGCACACCGGACTGCGCCGTGATCTGATGCTGCGACGGGCCCAGGCCCTGGGCGTGTGCGGAGGACTCCGGGAGAGCAGGGACCTGCTGCACCAGGTGATCGCCATGTCACCACCGGGTGAGGCGGGCGCGGCCGGCGTGCGGACCTCCGCCGTCACGCTGTGCGCCGTGATGGAACGTCACCTCGGGCGCTACGCCGAGGCGGTCGCGCTCCTTCGCCGTGAGCTCTCCCGGGATCCTGGCCCGGCCCTCGCGGACACTGTCGAACTCAGTCTGGAGCTGGGTTCGTCCGCGCCGCACGCCACCGCCTACCCGCAGGTGCGCGCCGATGTGGCCCGCACCGTCGACCTGGCCCGCTCGTCGGGCGACGAGGTCGCCGAGGCCGGCGCCCTCGCGATCATGGCTCTCGGGGAGACGTACGAAGGCGAGATGTCCGCCGCCCGGGAGGCCACCGACCGGGCGGCGGCCCTGGTCGACGCCCTGACCGATCACGACCTCGCGAGTCTGTGCGAGCCGTTCGTCCGCCTCGGCTGGGCGGAGGCGTTCCAGGAGCGGTACGCCGATGCCGAACGGCATGCCGACCGCGGCCTGGCCATCGCCCGGCGCGGCGGCCTGCTCTACGTCCTGCCGCATCTGCTGCTGTGCAAGGCGCAGGTCCACATCCAGACCCTCCGGCTCGACTCGGCCGTGGAACTCGCCGACGAGGCGGAGACCATCGCCCGTGGCATCGGCAGCGACGAACTCCTGGCCTTCGTCCTGGCCAACAAGGCGTACGCCCTGACCTACGCGGTGCCGCCGGACGACCCCACCGCGCTGACGGTGGCCGAGGAAGCCGTCGCCGCGGCGGGTATGGGCACCAGTTGGTGGGCCTCGATCGCCTGGTGCCTGCTCGCACATGCCGTCGTGCTCGCCGGCGACATGCCGCGCGCCCGGGGCGCCGTCTTCCGTGCCGGGGGTGAGGACCTGCTCGGAATCCAACCGTCCGTGCGCCCACTGGTCATGGAGGTCCTCGTCGTCTCCGCCGTCGCCGTCGGCGAGACGGACGCGGCCAGGAAGTGGGCGGAGCGGGCCCGTGAGGAGGCGGACCGGCTGGGCCTGCCGACTCAGCGGGCCTCGGCGCTGCGCAGCGCCGCCCACTGTCTGCTCGCCGACGGCGACGTGGCGGCGGCTGTCGAACTGGTCGAGGAGGCCGCGGCGGAAACAGCCCGTCAGGGAACGGTCCTGTGGGAGACGTTCAGCCTGCTGCTCGGCGCTCCCCTGACCGCGGCCGCCGGTCACCCGGACCGGGCCCAAGCCATGTGGACACGCGCCCGGCAACTCGCCGCGACCGGTGGTGCGCTTCAACTGACCGGCCTGGCAGACGCGTTGCGCCCAGCCGTGTACGGCACACCGGCACCTGAGGCCGACTCCGGCCCTGCCGCCGTCTTCCCGTCCCTTTCCCCACGTGAACGTGAGATCGCCGCCCTCATCGCCGAAGGTCTGACCACCCCCGACATCGCGGCGCGGCTCTATCTCAGCCCCCGTACGGTCGAGTCGCATCTCAGCCGGATCTACCGCAAGACCGGCGTCACTTCACGAGCGGCCCTCGCCGTTCTCCAGATCCGGTCCGAACTGGGCGGCCGGGAACCCGGGCCGGGACGCGCACCGAACGCACCCCGATAG
- the rsgA gene encoding ribosome small subunit-dependent GTPase A, protein MTPLSASSASSASSVSSASSRALAVYGWDDAWAAEFAPYAAEGLLVGRVIRVDRGQCDVATADGVLRADTAFVTPHDPMRVICTGDWAVVEPAGDPRYVRTYLPRRSAFLRSTSSKRSEGQILAANVDHAIVAVSLAVELDLGRVERFLALAWESGAQPVVVLTKADLVPDATTLSYLVQDVEAAAPGVPVLTVSSTNGDGIDVLAAVVADGTAVLLGQSGAGKSTLANALLGVDVMEVQATRDADGKGRHTTTTRNLLALPGGGVLIDTPGLRGVGLWDAGTGVGQVFAEIEELAAGCRFQDCAHTAEPGCAVLEALDSGALAQRRLDSYRKLLRENQYIVAKTDARLRAEIRKDWKKKGAEGKAAMEAKRGRQR, encoded by the coding sequence TTGACTCCCCTCTCGGCTTCATCCGCTTCATCCGCTTCATCGGTTTCATCCGCCTCGTCCCGCGCGCTCGCCGTCTACGGCTGGGACGACGCGTGGGCCGCCGAATTCGCCCCGTACGCGGCCGAAGGGCTGCTCGTCGGGCGCGTCATCCGCGTCGACCGCGGCCAGTGCGACGTCGCCACCGCCGACGGTGTGCTGCGCGCCGACACCGCGTTCGTCACACCGCACGATCCGATGCGGGTCATCTGCACCGGCGACTGGGCTGTCGTCGAGCCCGCCGGTGATCCCCGCTACGTCCGTACGTATCTGCCGCGCCGGAGTGCGTTCCTGCGGTCCACCTCGTCCAAGCGCTCCGAGGGGCAGATCCTCGCGGCCAACGTCGACCACGCCATCGTCGCCGTGTCACTGGCCGTGGAACTCGACCTCGGCCGCGTCGAACGGTTCCTGGCGCTGGCCTGGGAATCCGGTGCGCAGCCCGTCGTGGTGCTCACCAAGGCCGACCTCGTACCGGACGCGACGACCCTCTCGTATCTCGTCCAGGACGTGGAGGCCGCCGCTCCCGGGGTGCCGGTCCTCACCGTCAGTTCCACCAACGGGGACGGCATCGACGTCCTCGCGGCCGTCGTCGCCGACGGTACGGCCGTGCTGCTCGGGCAGTCCGGTGCGGGCAAGTCGACGCTCGCGAACGCGCTGCTCGGCGTGGACGTCATGGAGGTCCAGGCCACGAGGGACGCCGACGGCAAGGGCCGGCACACCACGACCACCCGCAATCTGCTCGCCCTGCCCGGTGGGGGCGTCCTCATCGACACACCGGGGCTGCGCGGCGTCGGCCTCTGGGACGCCGGAACCGGCGTCGGGCAGGTCTTCGCCGAGATCGAGGAACTGGCCGCCGGGTGCCGCTTCCAGGACTGCGCGCACACGGCGGAGCCCGGGTGCGCGGTGCTGGAGGCGCTCGACTCGGGGGCGCTGGCTCAGCGGCGGCTGGACAGTTACCGCAAGCTGCTGCGGGAGAACCAGTACATCGTCGCCAAGACCGATGCGCGGTTGCGGGCGGAGATCCGGAAGGACTGGAAGAAGAAGGGGGCGGAGGGGAAGGCGGCGATGGAGGCGAAGCGGGGGCGGCAGCGGTAA
- a CDS encoding SGNH/GDSL hydrolase family protein → MTRAIMVRHTLAALVTALALAPPTARADTGSTPVPPPLPSPSLSPSPVRETPVPRVWTGTWEAAASGTVAARPGASYRNVLHVSVGGSALRVRLTNRLGTRPLRLGAVTVALQEPGEPKSPDAVPGSMRTATFAGAPTVTIPAGEERVTDVVKLAVPADTSLLVTVHTPGDSGPATYHRTAKQTNFLAPSGVWAAAEDGDAYTRTLSSWYYVTGVDVLDAPAAGSVVALGDSLTDGGGTTSDTNRRWPDRLADRLAALPPARRLGVLNAGISGNRVLLDGVGPRALTRFDADVLSRTGVRALIVFEGINDINGTPAQLVPRAFVEAYKSLVTRAHARGIRVIGATITPYGGHGQWSEARESVRQQVNTFIRSGGIFDAVVDFDAAVRDPAFPHRMRATYDPGDHLHFNDAGMRAMADRINLADLRSL, encoded by the coding sequence ATGACCCGCGCGATCATGGTTCGGCACACCCTCGCGGCCCTGGTGACCGCCTTGGCGCTCGCCCCGCCCACAGCGAGAGCCGACACGGGAAGCACCCCCGTACCGCCACCGCTTCCCTCTCCCTCGCTCTCCCCTTCGCCCGTCCGGGAGACCCCCGTTCCCCGTGTCTGGACCGGGACCTGGGAGGCCGCCGCATCCGGGACGGTCGCCGCCAGACCGGGCGCCTCCTACCGCAACGTCCTGCACGTCAGCGTCGGCGGCAGCGCGCTGCGCGTCCGCCTCACCAACCGCCTCGGCACCCGGCCCCTCCGCCTCGGTGCCGTCACCGTCGCCCTCCAGGAACCCGGCGAGCCGAAGAGCCCGGACGCCGTGCCCGGCTCGATGCGTACGGCCACCTTCGCGGGTGCCCCCACGGTGACGATCCCGGCGGGCGAGGAGCGTGTCACCGACGTCGTCAAGCTCGCCGTACCGGCCGACACCAGCCTGCTCGTCACGGTCCACACGCCGGGGGACTCCGGTCCGGCGACCTACCACCGTACGGCCAAGCAGACCAACTTCCTTGCCCCGAGCGGAGTTTGGGCCGCCGCGGAGGACGGTGACGCCTACACCAGGACCCTCAGCTCCTGGTACTACGTCACCGGTGTGGACGTCCTCGACGCACCCGCCGCCGGCAGTGTGGTCGCCCTCGGCGACTCCCTCACCGACGGCGGTGGCACGACCTCCGACACCAACCGGCGCTGGCCCGACCGTCTCGCCGACCGGCTCGCGGCACTGCCCCCGGCCCGCCGTCTCGGCGTCCTCAACGCGGGCATCTCCGGCAACCGTGTACTCCTCGACGGCGTCGGCCCGCGCGCCCTGACCCGCTTCGACGCCGACGTCCTCTCGCGGACCGGGGTGCGCGCGCTGATCGTGTTCGAGGGCATCAACGACATCAACGGCACCCCCGCGCAGCTGGTCCCGCGCGCCTTCGTGGAGGCCTACAAGTCGCTCGTGACCCGCGCCCACGCCCGCGGCATCCGGGTCATCGGCGCCACGATCACCCCGTACGGCGGCCACGGCCAGTGGAGCGAAGCACGCGAGTCCGTGCGCCAGCAGGTGAACACCTTCATCCGCAGCGGCGGCATCTTCGACGCGGTCGTCGACTTCGACGCCGCCGTCCGCGACCCGGCGTTCCCGCATCGTATGCGCGCCACCTACGATCCTGGCGACCACCTCCACTTCAACGACGCCGGCATGCGGGCGATGGCCGACCGGATCAACCTGGCGGACCTCAGGAGCCTGTGA
- a CDS encoding methylated-DNA--[protein]-cysteine S-methyltransferase translates to MTTHPAVSATASETVHWTVLDSPIGQLLLTADESGALTSLSVPGQKGGRSVRGAEEGWRHDPGPFRAAEVQLAAYFAGELTEFRLELRSTGTDFRQRVWNALDSVPYGETTTYGQIAERIGAPRAAVRAVGGAIGANPLLVLRPCHRVIGADGSLTGYAGGLDRKRHLLGLEGVPPTA, encoded by the coding sequence ATGACGACACACCCCGCTGTTTCCGCGACCGCTTCCGAGACCGTCCACTGGACCGTCCTCGACAGCCCCATCGGTCAACTCCTGCTCACCGCCGACGAGTCGGGCGCCCTGACCTCCCTCTCCGTGCCCGGCCAGAAGGGCGGCCGGAGCGTGCGCGGTGCCGAGGAGGGTTGGCGGCACGACCCCGGGCCCTTCCGGGCGGCCGAAGTACAGCTCGCCGCCTACTTCGCCGGTGAACTCACCGAGTTCCGGCTGGAGTTGCGAAGCACCGGGACCGACTTCCGACAGCGGGTCTGGAACGCCCTCGACTCCGTGCCGTACGGGGAGACCACCACGTACGGGCAGATCGCCGAGCGGATCGGGGCCCCAAGGGCCGCCGTACGGGCCGTGGGTGGTGCGATCGGCGCCAATCCGCTGCTCGTCCTGCGGCCCTGCCACCGGGTGATCGGCGCGGACGGCTCCCTTACGGGATACGCGGGCGGCCTCGACCGCAAGCGTCACCTGCTCGGTCTGGAGGGCGTCCCGCCGACCGCGTGA
- a CDS encoding DNA-3-methyladenine glycosylase 2 family protein translates to MTDQDTRYAAVRSRDARFDGEFFFAVETTGIYCRPSCPAVTPKRHNVRFYPTAAAAHGAGFRACRRCRPDAVPGSAEWNVRADVVGRAMRLIGDGVVDREGVAGLAVRLGYSARQVQRQLTAELGAGPVALARAQRAHTARVLLQTTALPVTEIAFASGFASVRQFNDTIRTVYAATPSALRATAPRVGPAPTSTPPGIPLRLSHRGPYHSAAVFDLLAREAVPGVEELSGSPGGRTYRRTLRLPYGTGIAAVEERGARPRGRWLDARLYLTDLRDLTTAVQRLRRLFDLDSDPYAVDEHLGTDPRLARLVALRPGLRVPGTADPAELAVRALVGRAAAERLVTRYGKLLDAPSGTLTRLFPEPAVLAEAARADCSPLGALTAALADGTLRLDPGADRDEARRALRALPGLDARTVAVVRARALGDPDVAPPGVDVPDTWRPWRSYALQHLIAAGEWEPTS, encoded by the coding sequence GTGACCGACCAAGACACCAGGTACGCCGCCGTGCGCAGCAGGGACGCCCGGTTCGACGGCGAGTTCTTCTTCGCCGTCGAGACCACCGGCATCTACTGCCGCCCCAGCTGCCCGGCCGTCACCCCGAAGCGGCACAACGTACGGTTCTACCCGACAGCCGCCGCCGCGCACGGCGCCGGTTTCCGGGCCTGCCGCCGCTGCCGTCCGGACGCGGTCCCCGGCTCCGCCGAGTGGAACGTGCGGGCGGACGTCGTGGGCAGGGCGATGCGTCTGATCGGCGACGGAGTCGTGGACCGGGAGGGCGTCGCCGGGCTCGCCGTACGGCTCGGATACAGCGCCCGGCAGGTGCAGCGCCAGCTCACCGCCGAGCTCGGGGCGGGCCCCGTAGCCCTCGCCCGGGCCCAGCGGGCGCACACCGCACGCGTGCTCCTGCAGACCACCGCGCTGCCGGTCACGGAGATCGCGTTCGCCTCCGGGTTCGCCAGCGTGCGCCAGTTCAACGACACGATCCGAACCGTGTACGCCGCGACCCCGAGCGCCCTGCGCGCGACGGCACCCCGAGTCGGCCCAGCACCCACGTCCACCCCGCCCGGCATCCCTCTCCGCCTCTCCCACCGCGGCCCCTACCACTCCGCCGCCGTCTTCGACCTCCTCGCCCGCGAGGCCGTCCCCGGCGTCGAGGAGCTGAGCGGCAGCCCGGGCGGCCGTACCTACCGTCGGACGCTGCGTCTCCCGTACGGCACCGGGATCGCAGCCGTCGAGGAGCGTGGGGCCAGGCCACGGGGCCGCTGGCTGGACGCCCGGCTGTACCTCACCGACCTGCGTGACCTGACGACCGCCGTACAGCGGCTGCGACGCCTGTTCGACCTCGACTCGGACCCGTACGCCGTCGACGAACACCTCGGCACGGATCCCCGCCTCGCTCGCCTGGTCGCGCTCCGGCCCGGCCTGCGTGTCCCCGGCACCGCCGATCCGGCCGAGCTGGCCGTGCGGGCGCTGGTGGGCAGGGCGGCGGCGGAGCGGCTCGTGACGCGGTACGGCAAGCTGCTCGACGCCCCCTCCGGCACCCTCACCCGTCTCTTCCCCGAGCCGGCGGTACTGGCGGAGGCGGCCAGGGCGGACTGCAGTCCCCTCGGCGCCCTCACCGCCGCGCTCGCCGACGGCACGCTGCGGCTCGACCCCGGCGCCGACCGCGACGAGGCCCGCCGCGCACTGCGTGCCCTGCCGGGGCTCGACGCCCGTACCGTCGCCGTCGTCCGGGCCCGCGCCCTCGGTGACCCCGACGTCGCGCCGCCCGGCGTGGACGTGCCCGACACCTGGCGCCCCTGGCGCTCGTACGCCCTCCAACACCTCATCGCCGCAGGCGAGTGGGAGCCCACATCATGA
- a CDS encoding PPOX class F420-dependent oxidoreductase — MTEFSAAERAYLRTQRLGRLATVDPHGQPQANPVGFFPQDDGTILIGGRSMGSTKKWRNLEKNPKVALVVDDVVSLSPWKVRGVDIRGEAELLTGPHELGPHFSEEVIRVHPRRIHSWGLEEG, encoded by the coding sequence ATGACCGAATTCAGCGCGGCCGAGCGTGCCTATCTCCGGACCCAGCGGCTGGGACGGCTGGCCACCGTCGACCCCCACGGGCAGCCGCAGGCGAACCCCGTCGGCTTCTTCCCGCAGGACGACGGGACGATCCTGATCGGCGGTCGCTCGATGGGTTCGACCAAGAAGTGGCGCAACCTGGAGAAGAACCCGAAGGTGGCGCTGGTCGTCGACGACGTGGTGAGCCTGAGCCCCTGGAAGGTGCGCGGCGTCGACATCCGGGGCGAGGCCGAACTCCTCACGGGCCCGCACGAGTTGGGCCCGCACTTCAGCGAGGAGGTGATCCGCGTCCATCCGAGGCGCATCCACAGCTGGGGCCTGGAGGAGGGCTGA
- a CDS encoding protein phosphatase 2C domain-containing protein has protein sequence MSQQGERSTGHEDDWWGQLYDDSTEDTGPTAAGDSLDDRFASASGTVDAGRADEIPGRDGGAKVSGRETASGDAFGGSGATGGSGAFEKWDEPGAGAPPQLPPLPSRPVPPPAPASSPVPSSLPSQRGGFPYGKSDVVRDRGPGQPRAPWEPPPAMPTGPASFPPGPKPPGFQDRRQPPAPDAAFVDGGSGPDRESVQEAGADMTDAADAVWDAPPRPPAAPGLAATSASGPSGEDSPDRSGSGRINPATEPPLGAAPADAVQDDPPADSSFLLARVRRTPTRRDVPAPAPETPVTPEAQERPKRPGTSEFSSSALTVDRPPGTVDHVGSGPPTYAPEPTALPPADPDDLGDLVADTVLDGAQYGACTLRAVSTRGDSARFRGEPRRDSLLTARFGTGEHALVLIAMATGARATPGAHRAAAEACQWIGRAVGRSHVRLAEDLRAARRGDLKSGLHRLTDRSLGKLRASAAEQGIEPEEYTAGLRCLLLPADPDCRTRVFFGVGAGGLFRLRSGEWQDIEPRVADIPAGEPVVGFGSLPHETPDGDRLTMDLGITTPPSPYEPAPEPPREPFRFRASVARPGDTLLLCTGGLAEPLRGEPELCEYLTRRWSGGTPPGLAAFLADTQVRVKGYSDDRTAAAVWEM, from the coding sequence ATGAGCCAGCAGGGGGAGAGGTCCACCGGTCACGAGGACGACTGGTGGGGGCAGCTGTACGACGACTCCACCGAGGACACCGGGCCCACGGCCGCGGGCGACTCCCTGGACGACCGGTTCGCCTCGGCGTCGGGGACCGTGGACGCGGGCAGGGCCGATGAGATTCCGGGGCGGGACGGGGGAGCCAAGGTGTCCGGGCGCGAGACCGCGTCAGGGGACGCCTTCGGTGGCAGCGGTGCCACCGGTGGTTCCGGTGCTTTTGAGAAGTGGGACGAGCCGGGAGCGGGGGCTCCACCGCAGCTGCCGCCACTGCCATCGCGGCCCGTGCCTCCTCCGGCGCCCGCTTCCTCTCCGGTCCCCTCCTCACTTCCGTCGCAGCGCGGCGGGTTCCCCTACGGCAAGTCGGACGTGGTGCGTGACAGGGGCCCCGGGCAGCCCCGCGCCCCCTGGGAGCCGCCGCCCGCCATGCCCACGGGCCCCGCGTCCTTTCCGCCCGGCCCCAAACCGCCGGGCTTCCAGGACCGTAGGCAGCCCCCCGCGCCCGACGCCGCCTTCGTGGACGGGGGCTCCGGGCCGGACCGCGAGAGCGTCCAGGAGGCAGGCGCCGACATGACGGACGCCGCGGACGCCGTGTGGGACGCTCCACCACGTCCGCCCGCCGCGCCCGGCCTCGCAGCCACGTCCGCGTCCGGGCCATCCGGGGAGGATTCTCCGGACAGGTCCGGCTCCGGCCGGATCAACCCGGCGACCGAACCTCCACTCGGCGCCGCCCCCGCCGATGCCGTCCAGGACGACCCTCCGGCCGACTCCTCCTTCCTCCTGGCCCGCGTTCGCCGCACCCCCACCCGCCGGGACGTCCCCGCGCCGGCACCCGAGACCCCCGTGACACCGGAGGCTCAGGAGCGGCCGAAGAGGCCCGGGACATCCGAGTTCTCCTCCTCCGCCCTCACCGTCGACCGGCCTCCCGGCACCGTCGACCACGTGGGCTCAGGTCCTCCCACCTACGCCCCCGAACCGACCGCCCTCCCACCTGCCGACCCCGACGATCTGGGGGACCTCGTCGCGGACACCGTGCTCGACGGGGCGCAGTACGGCGCCTGCACGCTCCGGGCCGTCTCGACACGCGGGGACTCCGCGCGGTTCCGCGGCGAGCCCCGCCGCGACTCCCTCCTCACCGCCCGCTTCGGAACGGGCGAGCACGCGCTCGTCCTCATCGCGATGGCGACCGGCGCCCGTGCCACGCCCGGCGCGCACCGGGCCGCCGCCGAGGCGTGCCAGTGGATCGGGCGCGCGGTGGGACGCAGCCATGTACGACTCGCCGAGGACCTCCGTGCCGCCCGGCGCGGTGACCTCAAGTCGGGGCTGCACAGGCTCACCGACCGCAGCCTCGGCAAGCTCCGGGCGAGCGCCGCCGAGCAGGGCATCGAGCCGGAGGAGTACACGGCGGGCCTGCGCTGCCTGCTGCTCCCCGCCGACCCCGACTGTCGTACGCGCGTCTTCTTCGGCGTCGGCGCGGGCGGACTGTTCCGGCTCCGGAGCGGCGAGTGGCAGGACATCGAACCGAGGGTCGCCGACATCCCGGCAGGTGAGCCCGTCGTCGGATTCGGTTCGCTTCCCCACGAGACCCCGGACGGCGACCGGCTCACCATGGACCTCGGGATCACGACACCTCCGAGCCCGTACGAGCCCGCCCCCGAACCGCCCCGCGAACCCTTCCGTTTCCGCGCCTCCGTCGCCCGCCCGGGAGACACGCTCCTGTTGTGCACCGGCGGCCTCGCCGAGCCGTTGCGCGGTGAGCCCGAGCTGTGCGAGTACCTCACGCGGCGATGGTCCGGCGGCACCCCGCCCGGCCTCGCCGCGTTCCTCGCGGACACCCAGGTACGCGTCAAGGGATACTCGGACGACCGCACGGCCGCCGCCGTCTGGGAGATGTGA
- a CDS encoding DUF456 domain-containing protein, translating to MGAWDLLLIGLVMLFGLCGVLVPGVPGSWLVWAAVLWWALKDPQAVSWWVLVGTTGVLFLSQVIRWQLPPRRLRAGGATPRMAVYAGTGALLGFFLLPVLGALPGFVGGAYLHERLRLGRHGEAVAAVRRVMRAGGTSVFIELFTCLLITGAWLGATFWG from the coding sequence ATGGGAGCATGGGATCTCCTGCTGATAGGCCTGGTCATGCTGTTCGGTCTGTGCGGAGTTCTGGTGCCCGGGGTGCCGGGGTCGTGGCTCGTGTGGGCCGCGGTCCTGTGGTGGGCGCTGAAGGATCCGCAGGCGGTCTCCTGGTGGGTGCTCGTGGGCACCACCGGCGTTCTGTTCCTGTCCCAGGTGATCCGCTGGCAGCTGCCTCCGCGCCGGCTGCGGGCGGGCGGCGCCACCCCCCGAATGGCGGTGTACGCCGGGACCGGCGCCCTTCTCGGCTTCTTCCTGCTGCCCGTGCTCGGCGCGCTCCCCGGTTTCGTGGGCGGCGCCTATCTCCATGAGCGACTGCGGCTCGGTCGGCACGGCGAGGCGGTGGCGGCGGTACGGCGGGTGATGCGGGCGGGCGGCACCAGCGTCTTCATCGAACTCTTCACCTGCCTGCTGATCACGGGTGCGTGGCTGGGCGCCACGTTCTGGGGCTGA